The sequence below is a genomic window from Candidatus Zixiibacteriota bacterium.
CAGAAGCGAGGAGATCGAAGCGGCATTCTCCAGAGCGATACGAGCCACCTTGGTCGGATCGATAACGCCGTCCTCGAGCATATCGACATACTTGTCGGACTGTGCGTTATAACCGTGGGTAGCGTCCATCTCGCGCACCTTGTTGATCACGATCGAACCATCCACACCCGCGTTCTCGGCGATCAGGCGGATCGGGGCTTCCAGCGCACGACGGATAATACTGACACCGATAGCTTCATCACCTTCAGCATTAACACTCTCGAGTGCCTTGATAGCGCGCAAAAATGAAACGCCGCCACCGGGGATGATACCTTCTTCAACAGCCGCACGGGTCGCGTGCAGGGCATCCTCAACACGAGCCTTCTTCTCCTTCATCTCGGTCTCGGTCGCGGCGCCGACATTGATAACCGCCACACCGCCGGCCAGCTTGGCCAGGCGTTCCTGCAGTTTCTCACGGTCATAATCAGAAGTCGTATCCTCGATCTGCTTTTTGATCTGCTGGATACGAGCCTTGATATCCTCAGTGTTGCCACCACCCTCAACTATGGTGGTGTTATCCTTGTCCATTGTGACCTTGCGGGCGGTACCCAGGTCGGAGACAACTGTATTTTCGAGTTTGAAACCGAGCTCTTCAGAAATGACCTTTCCACCGGTCAAAACAGCGATATCTTCCAGCATCGCCTTGCGACGATCGCCAAATCCAGGAGCCTTGACAGCCGCGATCTTGAGGGTACCGCGCAGTTTGTTGACCACCAGAGTAGCCAGAGCTTCGCCCTCGATATCCTCGGAGATAATTACCAGCGGTTTGCCCATCTGGGCGACTTTCTCCAGGATCGGAAGAAGATCTTTCATGGTCGAGATCTTCTTGTCATGGATCAAAATCA
It includes:
- the groL gene encoding chaperonin GroEL; this encodes MAKLIEYNTQARDQLKKGVDKLANAVKVTLGPRGRNVVIDKKFGSPTITKDGVTVAKEIELEDIFENMGAQMVKEVASKTSDIAGDGTTTATVMAQAIFREGIKNVTAGANPMSLKKGVDLGVKTVVAELQKLSRPVSGKNEISNVGTISANNDRLIGDLIAEAMEKVGKDGVITVEEAKGTETELTVVEGMQFDRGYLSPYFITDPDTMETNLEDPMILIHDKKISTMKDLLPILEKVAQMGKPLVIISEDIEGEALATLVVNKLRGTLKIAAVKAPGFGDRRKAMLEDIAVLTGGKVISEELGFKLENTVVSDLGTARKVTMDKDNTTIVEGGGNTEDIKARIQQIKKQIEDTTSDYDREKLQERLAKLAGGVAVINVGAATETEMKEKKARVEDALHATRAAVEEGIIPGGGVSFLRAIKALESVNAEGDEAIGVSIIRRALEAPIRLIAENAGVDGSIVINKVREMDATHGYNAQSDKYVDMLEDGVIDPTKVARIALENAASISSLLLTTEAIIADKPEKNKDGGMPEGMPGGMGGMGGGMGGMY